One Prunus dulcis chromosome 8, ALMONDv2, whole genome shotgun sequence DNA window includes the following coding sequences:
- the LOC117638818 gene encoding protein BCCIP homolog, translating into MPRKPVRHRRLMKYQPLTFSPFARQVARVASSCMSNRQMHRPDLPKKSQPNSAGNGSRKNTLKVKNEHSESSDEEEFDGTVQADFAFFDPKPDDFHGVKTLLQTYLDDIEWDLSGFVDLILEQTTVGTVVKIEDDEDNGIFALATALNLGRYKDHKCFMEVKEFLVKVSQEKDVIDDLRSLLGKEAESVGLLVSQRVMNLPPQLWPPLYDALFDEVSWATEDEPTEELCNFFRFKFYIIVSKVYKHKNAHQKKGMSTSDEEIIYIKPEDEIFHELSSWSFEFSLHTQQLATHELRDYQQMGLVMAVKADKIPAFRQQLKSFVERS; encoded by the exons ATGCCCCGTAAACCGGTGAGGCATCGGCGATTGATGAAGTATCAACCTCTGACTTTTTCCCCATTTGCTCGTCAAGTCGCTCGGGTTGCCTCCAGCTGCATGTCCAACCGCCAAATGCACAGGCCAGACCTCCCGAAAAAATCTCAACCTAACTCCGCAG gtAATGGATCGAGAAAGAATACTTTGAAAGTCAAGAATGAACACTCCGAGTCTTCTGATGAAGAAGAGTTTGAT GGAACTGTGCAAGCAGattttgctttctttgatCCAAAACCTGATGACTTTCATGGAGTGAAGACCTTGCTACAGACCTACCTTGATGATATAGAATGGGATTTGAGTGGTTTTGTAGACTTAATTTTGGAACAGACCACTGTAGGAACTGTTGTTAAAATAgaggatgatgaagacaaTGGAATTTTTGCTCTTGCTACTGCCCTTAACTTGGGCAGATATAAG GACCACAAATGTTTTATGGAGGTTAAGGAGTTTCTCGTTAAGGTATCTCAAGAGAAGGATGTAATAGATGACCTGCGATCACTTTTGGGAAAGGAAGCAGAGAGTGTCGGTCTCTTGGTCTCTCAACGGGTGATGAATTTACCTCCACAGCTCTGGCCACCTCTTTATGATGCGCTCTTTGATGAAGTCTCTTGGGCTACAGAAGATGAG CCAACAGAGGAGCTCTGCAATTTCTTTCGTTTTAAGTTTTATATAATAGTCAGTAAAGTTTACAAG CACAAAAATGCACACCAGAAAAAGGGCATGAGTACTAGTGACgaggaaataatatatataaagccaGAAGATGAAATTTTTCATGAG CTAAGCTCCTGGTcgtttgaattttctttgcaCACTCAGCAGCTTGCAACTCATGAG CTGAGAGACTATCAGCAAATGGGGTTAGTCATGGCGGTTAAAGCAGACAAGATCCCTGCATTTCGACAGCAGTTAAAATCTTTCGTAGAGAGATCATGA